In the genome of Candidatus Margulisiibacteriota bacterium, the window GGTCAGGAATTCCTGGAGAGAGGCAACGTCGTAGCCGGCGTCGAGCGGGTAAAGGGAGCTGATGATCTGCGGCTCGGAATTCGCCTTGATGGCGAAATAGACCCCGACCCGGGGGATCTGCTTGCGAAAACGCAAATAATTCCGCCGGATGATATCGTGGTCAATGACCAGCAGCGGCGTGCCGTGCTTCTTGGCCAGCGCTTTTAAGTTCAACTTTTCACCAGGAAGGTCGTGAACTGCCAGACATCTTCCTCTTTGGGAACGGCCATGTCATATTTCGTGAATTTATTATTTAGATTTTTGAGCGGCGTCCAGTCGACCGCTTTGGAGACGAACGGTTTGATGTACGGCATTGATATCCTCAAGATCTCTTCGTGATCAAGATCGTCCGGCAGGAGAAAACCGCGCCGCGGGTTCTTGATCATCCAGATCGAGGCGGCCACAACCGAGATCGCCACCTGCATCGTCGTCGCCTGCTGGTGCGGAACGAGTTTGCGGGAAGTGTGAATGTCGAGCAGGCTGCCACACCACCACGCCTTAAAATCATGCCCCATTAGTAGCACTCCCAACTCGTCCCGGCCGTCGATGATCTCGTCGCTCATGATCCGCTGTTTCTCCTGCATCTTGAACTGGCGCATCTCCAGTTCGTGCAGTGAGTTGATGGCGCAATCCGACGGGCAATAAGCGTAATGAACGGTCGGGCGGTAAACGGCTTTGTCCCCTTCCCAGACCGTCAGCCGGTCGGAGATGCTGAACGCTTCGCCGTGGCGCACTACCATGCCGGTCGTTTCGCCGCACGGCACCCAGGAACGGACCCAGGTCCTCATCCCGAGCGTCCGCAGGCAGATCTGGTTGCGCGGGCCGGTCTCGTGGAAGAAAGCCCCTTCCGGCACGTATTTCTCGTGCGTCCCCCACCCGAGTTCGGCCGGAGCGACCCCTTCCTCGAAAAAACCTTCGATGCTCCAGGTGTTAACGAACTCGTTGACCTGTTTCGGCTGGTCGGTGATCTGGGTATCACGTTCGGAGATGTGGATGACCTTGGTCCCGGTCAGTTGAGCCAGTTTGGCAAAGTTCTTTGCCGCGATATGATCTTTTAATTCCGGGACCCGCTTATCTTTCGGCTTCTCGGCGATGATCTTTTTAGCCAGATCGATCAGCGCGTACTTGGTAAAGTGCGAAACAAGCCCGGGGTTGGCACCGTGGTCAACGACCATCGAAACTCCGCGGTTATCGCCCCACCCTTCCAGCATCTTTCTGATCTCCATATGCCGGGCGTAGAGGGTGTATTTGGTCGGGTCGTTGCGCTGTTCGTCCTTGTAAGGATCCCACTCTTCAACGGAAGTGTTAACATAGAGGATCTCGTTCTCCCGGCACCAGGTAGTGATAGCGCGGCAGTCGATGTTCCAAGCGAGATCGATGATCAGGTCGCCCGGGCCAACGTATTTGGCCAGCAGTTTCTTATAGTTCTTCTCCGTGACCCGGTCAAAAACATATTTAACGCCCTTCTTCATCGGCTCCTTGACCCGCTGGCGGTTATCGGTAAAATCCATGATAGTGATGTTCTTGGCCGGAACATCGATCAACTGCAGGACGATCGGGACCGCGCACTGCGCCACCGAACCGCAGCCGATCATCAATATTTTACCGTTAAACTTAACGTGTTTTTTCATCATTACCTCCGGATTTTCCGCCGATTTTATTCTAACACAAGATAATCATTTTTCAAACGAATAATATTGTATAATAAGCGAGGCGTGCGCCCGTAGCTCATCTGGATTAGAGCGATTGCCTTCGAAGCAATAGGTAGCAGGTTCGACCCCTGCCGGGCGCATTTTTATTTCAGGATCTCGCGCAACTTTCTCAACGCTCTCCCTCGATGGCTGATCCTGTTCTTCTCCACCGCCGACATCTCGGCGAAAGTTTTTTTATAACCGCAGGGGCGGAAAACGGGGTCGTAGCCGAAACCGTGCTTTCCCTGCATCTCGCGGGTGATCCGCCCGCGGCAAACGCCTTTCACCGTCCTGATCTTGCCCGACGGATAAGCGATGGCGATAACACAGACAAACTTGGCGCCTCGATCTGGGCAGTTTTTTGTCACCCGGAGCAATTTGGCGCAAAGATTGGCCGGCGTTGGAGGAGTAGCAAACCGCGCTGACTTGACCCCCGGCTTACCGCCGAGACAATTAACCATTAACCCAGAATCATCAGCGATCCCGATCTGCCCGGGCTTTAATTTGAGCGCTTTGACTTTCTTGATCGCGTTCGCTTCAAACGTTTTCCCGTTCTCCGTGACTCGTGATTCGTGGCTCGTGACTCGTAACTTCAGGATTTGCGTAATCTCACGCAATTTATGCCGATTAGCCGTTGCCACTACGATCTTACTTTCCATTTAGCAGCCTTAAATATTTACGGGCATCGATATGTTCGGGATTGACCTTCAGGGCCTTTTCCCAAAGGCCTTTCGCCTCGCCGATCCTCCCCTGCCGGGCATAGAGCAGGCCCAGGTTAAAGAGCGCGTTATCATAAAGGGGATTAATCTTTAATTCCTCCAGAAACTCGACCTCGGCCGCCGCCAGCTTACCCTGGTTCAGGTAGATCAGCCCCAGATTATTGTGGACCATCGGTTCGGCAGGATTTAGTTCCAAGGCTTTCTTATATTCTTTTCCAGCTTTAGCTAATTGACCGTTCAAATAATACATCGCCCCTAAATTCCTGCGGGCCAGCGGGTGATGAGGCGAGGTTTTAACCGCGTTCCGCCAAAAACTAAGCGGGTCTTTAAAAATATCGCTGTGAACAATATTTAAGCCCGAAAATAAAATTATTATGGCGGCACCTATGGCCAGCGCCCATTTTCTATCGCGGCCGATGATCTTGACCAAGCCGGTCTCCAGGAACAAGATAATAAAGCCGATCAGCGGCAGGTAAAGCCGGTGTTCATACAACGCCACGCCGGTATAGAGGGAAGGATCAGAAAACACCAGGGAGGGCAACAGGAAAAGGAGGAACCAAACGGCTCCCAAGACAATGAGGCCGTAATGCTTTTTTTTCGTGAAGAGCAGCAGGGCACAAATAATAACCAGGGCCATAAAACCATAAGCCAAAGATGAATCCCGCAAAGTCGGCAGGGGCGACAGATTAAAAGGCAAAACTATTTTTCCGATATAGAGCGTCACCGCCGCCGGATTAAATATTGACCTAAACACGTAGTCCATCGTCAAGGTGACCGGCTTGACCAGGATCGCCCGCCTCAGCAAAA includes:
- a CDS encoding saccharopine dehydrogenase C-terminal domain-containing protein; its protein translation is MMKKHVKFNGKILMIGCGSVAQCAVPIVLQLIDVPAKNITIMDFTDNRQRVKEPMKKGVKYVFDRVTEKNYKKLLAKYVGPGDLIIDLAWNIDCRAITTWCRENEILYVNTSVEEWDPYKDEQRNDPTKYTLYARHMEIRKMLEGWGDNRGVSMVVDHGANPGLVSHFTKYALIDLAKKIIAEKPKDKRVPELKDHIAAKNFAKLAQLTGTKVIHISERDTQITDQPKQVNEFVNTWSIEGFFEEGVAPAELGWGTHEKYVPEGAFFHETGPRNQICLRTLGMRTWVRSWVPCGETTGMVVRHGEAFSISDRLTVWEGDKAVYRPTVHYAYCPSDCAINSLHELEMRQFKMQEKQRIMSDEIIDGRDELGVLLMGHDFKAWWCGSLLDIHTSRKLVPHQQATTMQVAISVVAASIWMIKNPRRGFLLPDDLDHEEILRISMPYIKPFVSKAVDWTPLKNLNNKFTKYDMAVPKEEDVWQFTTFLVKS
- the rdgB gene encoding RdgB/HAM1 family non-canonical purine NTP pyrophosphatase, with protein sequence MESKIVVATANRHKLREITQILKLRVTSHESRVTENGKTFEANAIKKVKALKLKPGQIGIADDSGLMVNCLGGKPGVKSARFATPPTPANLCAKLLRVTKNCPDRGAKFVCVIAIAYPSGKIRTVKGVCRGRITREMQGKHGFGYDPVFRPCGYKKTFAEMSAVEKNRISHRGRALRKLREILK
- a CDS encoding tetratricopeptide repeat protein, yielding MKDKEEWIDRIFLRSFRPYLWIMAVGLLLYFRALFFGFTYLDDNVVILDSQNALKNIFNIFHVFSQIIVPAFGDFYRPVAVIPYILGAQIGGSSPLVYHGINIACHLLAACLLFLFLVKLGYSRLLAYIFSLIFTVHPALAAVVVWIPGMVDALLTVLVLAAFIFFLDYLRTGRWSYYFWHLLFFALALLTKEPALILILLCPLYAYLVNKQKDSLPSLKFLAAGWFLISVVWFLLRRAILVKPVTLTMDYVFRSIFNPAAVTLYIGKIVLPFNLSPLPTLRDSSLAYGFMALVIICALLLFTKKKHYGLIVLGAVWFLLFLLPSLVFSDPSLYTGVALYEHRLYLPLIGFIILFLETGLVKIIGRDRKWALAIGAAIIILFSGLNIVHSDIFKDPLSFWRNAVKTSPHHPLARRNLGAMYYLNGQLAKAGKEYKKALELNPAEPMVHNNLGLIYLNQGKLAAAEVEFLEELKINPLYDNALFNLGLLYARQGRIGEAKGLWEKALKVNPEHIDARKYLRLLNGK